The Sphingobacteriales bacterium genome has a window encoding:
- the sprA gene encoding cell surface protein SprA, giving the protein MCSNLKGFTQSDTSKSGLRFPLQDRNTDFYSTKPSSTIDLKDPKIITQKVEYDPKTNKFIVYEKIGDTYYKAPTYMTYDEYLEYSKQQSEQTYFQQRSRAIDLAERKSKQPFLYQGPELFNRFLGGTKIEIKPQGNVDVTVGVNSQRTDNPVLLQNQRRTVNFDFDMNIQLGLQASVGDKIKLGINYNTKSGFSFENQLKLAYKGKEDDIIQALEFGNVSLPLRSALIKGPQNLFGMKSQLKFGRLTITNILSQQKSKTESVRIENGAQTKKFSIKADEYEDNRHFFIAQYFRDTYEQSLSRLPFVGAQTVINRIEVWVTNKTRQTENVREIVAFQDLGEISKVYNPSLLNGNTNAYPESNSNNLYNIVTNSANAINFRDPSRCISFLESNGLRSVDDFEKTSARKLAATEYYFNPQLGYISLNQQLRPDEVLGVAIQYTVNGKVYQMGEFATDLPPLADTTKTKDQILVLKLLKATSVRTTEPIWDLMMKNVYSLNAYNISPEQFFFDIYYIDPGGGQKRYLPDGGNISGLQLIRALNLDNVNNQLDPQPDGRFDFIPNVTISPRNGKIYFPVLEPFGSSLGNAIGDPAIASNYVYRYLYDTTKTAATQFPEFNRFLMKGSYRGTDNSTFRLPGAFNLPQGSVSVSAGGNLLTENVDYTVNYGIGEVIIVNQGVLNAGVPIDIKFENNVLFGVVNKTLMGTRLDYSVNKNFTIGFTHLHLAERPFTQKVNFNDDPVKNNVIGLDINYSTESKGLSRAFNKITAQDLTTASKISVSAEAAHFMPGHSKAINIDNAGTVYVDDFEGASTNFDLRGSFLTWSLASAPKGMPDRFGAEKFPEARLSDSLAYGFNRAKLSWYSIDPVFQGALGSNPLDDATAQATKDNIYTRQYFERDVFRNRENATINNPPLFTLDLSYFPDERGPYNFETTPTPYSRGVSASGKLNNPETRWGGIMRTIETTSDFEAANIEFIQFWVLDPFKFPGGNRKGNLYLQLGNLSEDILKDSRKQYENGLPRPNAATTVDTSSWGVTPTIQNALTNQFDADPDVITKQDVGLDGLDDDAEKNFYADFISRLATIVTNPDILTKANTDPSNDDYIFHRDSRFLANDNVITRYKDFSNTQGNSSNNLVGGNVNGNSKTQPDNEDLNNDNTLNETEEFFQYRVAFDESSLANSPFVADKVAVPLNSNDSAYWYQIKIPIKEYEQRVGNISDFRSIRFVRLLLADFEQPVTLRFAQFSLVRNQWRRYDLSLANPGEELPGDDVSNTDFNISSVSVEENSSRSPIPYAIPPGINREQNISGYNNALQNEQSMSLQVCELKDGDARAVYRVTNLDLRNYKRIKLFTHAENFPGDKGSSFPIKDNDVSAFIRIGSDFTDNYYEYELPLKVTLPGSYNPQSDADRRLIWPDSNQMNILLDSLTKVKQVRNQSNASLILPYDVTLGNGSKISIKGNPDLGVASVFMIGIKNPKRIIGENDATDDGLSKCAEIWVNELRMSGFDEQSGWAAMGRVDLQLGNLGNLVIAGNMHTIGYGDLEQRLNQRYRDNYFQYDIAANLQLGNLLPEKAGLKIPVYTQFSQTISTPQYDPYELDVKLKDKFSTIDADPNLSKERKKELKDSARYVAQDVTTIKSINVTNLQKVRTNPDKQPRVYDVENFNLSYAFTQTDRRNPVIEKEVITVHRGSLGWNFSPKPLSWQPFKKLKNNNIHLRPVKEFNLSLKPNNVTFRTDINRQYAYSKIRDIGNDGLVIQPTFDKYFTLDRFWSIKYNITKSINVDFTATNKARIDEPAGALDTKAKRDSVWRNFWKFGRNINYEHIFNASYNLPLQLFPSLDWMSVKARYSATYSWVAAPLALKSLGNTLRNGQDYQITADVNFKSLYQKAKFLKPYTQPDLRKTKQEYADAYSKYEELNSQAKTKIIQKKEEIEKKIEDIEIAQKDTSKTKDDIKRLIEDKKRLKNDLWQLKVDKRRLLEPANPTLDPVIRPLLMLQRASFSYDVKNTTLLPGFMPTPLLFGQDFKNKAPGAGFLFGAQKDTNWLNRIAAKGLISSDTTMNYQFIQTTQKSFNLRVTLEPFRDFRVDISMQKTEGETFSEFFKKTSANGPFQHLTPQVTGNMSMSFLMLNTIFGKVDKNNFSNAFYKFQELREIYSQKFGALNPNSTGIYINDSIQLPNFKEGYGPFSQDVLVPALIAAYTGKDPNKVRLNPLKTIPLPNWRVSYNGIAKTKWGKKLFTSFNITHGYNSTFSIGSYLTNLKYVGTPGYFNEDLYVVPQEIDSLSGNYFSYYTIPQVTITEQLSPLLGVEIAWKNSLITNFEFKKSRTLGLSLLDYRLTETRSTEYVAAVGYKLAKFKLPFKIRGKRITLNNDINLRADFSYRDDKTVNYRLDQNIAEPTRGQKTISLAATIDYIINNKLNVRLFYDFRKTIPATLASYPTSSHRGGITFRFSLTP; this is encoded by the coding sequence GTGTGTAGCAACCTGAAGGGTTTTACCCAATCTGATACTTCCAAATCCGGTCTTCGCTTTCCTTTACAGGACAGAAATACCGACTTTTACAGTACGAAGCCTTCCTCCACCATCGATTTAAAAGACCCCAAAATCATCACCCAGAAGGTGGAATACGACCCTAAAACAAACAAGTTTATCGTGTATGAGAAAATCGGAGACACGTATTACAAGGCCCCGACATACATGACGTATGATGAATACCTCGAATATTCGAAACAGCAATCCGAACAAACGTATTTCCAGCAGCGTTCCAGGGCTATTGACCTTGCAGAACGAAAAAGCAAACAGCCTTTCCTGTATCAGGGTCCCGAGTTGTTTAACCGTTTTTTAGGCGGCACCAAAATCGAAATTAAACCCCAGGGCAACGTAGATGTTACGGTTGGGGTTAATTCACAACGAACAGATAACCCCGTCCTGCTCCAAAATCAACGCAGAACGGTCAATTTTGATTTTGACATGAACATCCAGCTCGGGCTGCAGGCTTCCGTTGGTGACAAAATAAAATTGGGCATCAACTATAACACCAAATCTGGATTTTCCTTTGAAAACCAGTTAAAATTAGCCTACAAGGGAAAGGAAGATGATATCATCCAGGCATTGGAATTCGGTAATGTTAGCCTTCCTTTACGAAGTGCCCTCATCAAAGGGCCTCAGAATCTCTTCGGGATGAAATCCCAGTTGAAATTCGGACGACTGACCATCACCAACATCTTATCACAACAAAAATCAAAAACAGAAAGTGTCAGGATTGAAAACGGCGCCCAAACCAAGAAATTCTCGATCAAGGCGGATGAATACGAAGACAACCGGCACTTTTTTATAGCACAATACTTCAGAGATACCTATGAACAAAGCCTAAGCCGCCTGCCTTTTGTGGGCGCTCAGACCGTTATCAACCGTATAGAAGTATGGGTGACCAATAAAACACGTCAGACTGAAAACGTCAGAGAGATAGTGGCATTTCAGGATTTGGGAGAAATCAGCAAAGTATATAATCCTTCTTTGCTGAATGGAAACACCAATGCATACCCTGAAAGCAACTCCAATAATTTATATAATATAGTCACGAACAGCGCCAATGCCATTAATTTCCGAGACCCGAGCAGGTGTATCAGTTTTCTGGAAAGCAACGGGTTGCGCTCTGTCGATGATTTTGAAAAAACAAGTGCACGAAAATTAGCTGCGACGGAATACTACTTTAATCCGCAGTTAGGTTATATCTCCTTAAACCAGCAATTGCGTCCGGATGAAGTATTGGGGGTCGCCATACAATACACCGTTAACGGAAAAGTATACCAGATGGGTGAGTTTGCAACTGACCTCCCTCCTTTAGCCGACACGACGAAAACAAAAGACCAGATTTTAGTATTAAAATTATTGAAAGCGACATCCGTTCGTACAACAGAACCCATATGGGATCTGATGATGAAGAACGTTTATTCATTAAATGCTTATAATATCAGCCCGGAACAATTCTTTTTTGATATTTACTATATAGATCCGGGAGGCGGGCAGAAACGCTATCTTCCCGACGGGGGTAATATATCCGGATTGCAGTTAATCAGGGCGCTGAACCTGGATAATGTGAACAATCAGCTCGATCCGCAACCGGACGGACGATTTGACTTTATTCCAAATGTAACCATCAGTCCCAGAAACGGTAAAATATACTTTCCCGTACTGGAACCATTTGGCAGTTCTTTAGGCAATGCCATCGGAGATCCTGCCATTGCTTCCAATTATGTATACCGGTATCTGTATGACACGACCAAAACGGCGGCCACTCAATTTCCGGAGTTTAACCGCTTTTTAATGAAAGGGTCCTATCGCGGTACCGACAACAGTACATTCAGATTGCCGGGTGCATTTAATTTACCCCAAGGTTCTGTAAGCGTTAGCGCCGGTGGTAATTTGCTGACTGAAAATGTGGATTACACCGTCAACTATGGTATTGGTGAAGTAATAATAGTGAACCAGGGTGTCCTGAACGCGGGTGTTCCTATTGATATAAAATTTGAAAACAATGTACTATTCGGCGTTGTCAATAAAACTCTCATGGGCACGCGTCTGGATTACAGTGTCAACAAAAACTTTACCATTGGTTTCACCCACCTTCATTTGGCAGAAAGGCCGTTTACACAAAAAGTAAACTTCAACGATGATCCTGTCAAAAACAATGTTATAGGGCTGGATATAAATTATTCCACGGAGTCAAAAGGATTGTCAAGAGCCTTTAACAAGATAACCGCTCAGGATTTAACCACTGCCTCTAAAATATCCGTATCTGCGGAGGCGGCACATTTTATGCCTGGACATTCTAAAGCAATTAATATAGACAATGCCGGTACCGTCTATGTGGATGATTTCGAAGGAGCCAGTACCAATTTTGATTTAAGAGGGAGTTTTTTGACCTGGTCACTGGCATCCGCACCAAAAGGCATGCCTGACAGATTCGGTGCAGAAAAATTCCCGGAAGCCCGGCTGAGTGACAGCTTAGCCTACGGATTTAACAGGGCTAAGTTATCGTGGTATTCTATCGACCCTGTCTTTCAGGGAGCATTGGGCAGTAATCCGTTGGATGATGCCACCGCACAGGCTACTAAAGACAATATATATACCCGTCAGTATTTTGAACGCGATGTATTCCGCAACCGGGAAAACGCCACCATCAACAACCCTCCGCTTTTCACATTGGATTTATCTTATTTCCCGGACGAAAGAGGTCCGTATAACTTTGAAACAACACCTACTCCCTACTCCAGAGGGGTATCGGCAAGCGGCAAACTCAATAATCCGGAAACGAGATGGGGCGGTATCATGCGCACCATTGAAACCACCAGCGATTTTGAGGCTGCCAATATTGAATTCATTCAGTTCTGGGTACTGGATCCGTTTAAATTCCCTGGCGGCAATAGAAAAGGGAACCTGTATTTGCAACTCGGAAATTTATCGGAGGATATTTTAAAAGACTCCCGTAAACAGTATGAGAACGGATTACCGCGTCCCAATGCGGCAACCACGGTAGATACATCCTCCTGGGGTGTTACACCAACCATTCAGAATGCCTTAACCAATCAATTTGATGCAGATCCGGATGTAATAACAAAACAGGACGTAGGATTAGACGGATTGGATGATGACGCCGAAAAGAATTTCTATGCCGATTTTATTTCCAGACTGGCAACCATTGTTACCAATCCGGATATATTAACAAAAGCCAATACAGACCCTTCCAATGACGATTATATCTTTCACAGAGACTCGAGGTTTTTGGCAAATGATAATGTAATCACGCGCTATAAAGACTTTTCCAACACACAGGGAAACTCTTCCAACAACCTGGTGGGTGGAAATGTAAACGGAAATTCGAAGACACAACCTGATAATGAAGATTTGAATAACGATAATACCCTCAACGAAACCGAAGAATTCTTTCAGTATAGGGTGGCTTTCGACGAATCAAGTCTGGCTAATTCCCCTTTTGTTGCAGATAAAGTGGCTGTACCCTTAAATTCAAATGACTCCGCATACTGGTATCAGATCAAGATACCAATTAAAGAATATGAGCAAAGGGTCGGCAATATTTCCGATTTTCGTTCTATCCGCTTTGTCCGTTTATTACTGGCGGATTTTGAGCAGCCGGTAACATTGCGCTTTGCCCAGTTTTCCCTCGTAAGAAACCAATGGAGACGCTATGATTTATCACTGGCCAATCCGGGCGAAGAACTGCCGGGTGATGATGTTTCCAACACAGACTTTAACATCTCCTCCGTAAGTGTGGAAGAAAACTCCAGCAGGAGCCCGATTCCTTACGCCATTCCGCCCGGCATAAACCGGGAACAGAATATCAGCGGTTACAACAACGCCTTACAGAACGAGCAGTCCATGAGTTTGCAGGTATGTGAATTGAAAGACGGTGATGCACGTGCCGTTTACCGGGTAACTAACCTTGATTTACGCAATTACAAAAGAATCAAGTTATTTACACATGCGGAGAATTTCCCCGGCGACAAAGGAAGTTCATTCCCGATAAAAGATAACGATGTCAGTGCTTTCATACGGATAGGCTCCGATTTCACGGATAATTATTATGAATATGAACTTCCGCTGAAAGTAACCTTGCCGGGCAGTTACAATCCTCAGTCCGATGCTGACAGAAGATTAATATGGCCGGACTCCAACCAGATGAATATCTTACTGGATTCGCTTACCAAGGTAAAACAAGTTCGCAATCAAAGCAATGCCTCCCTGATACTTCCGTATGATGTCACTCTTGGCAATGGGTCAAAAATAAGCATTAAGGGAAATCCGGACCTGGGAGTTGCTTCGGTCTTTATGATTGGAATTAAAAACCCAAAAAGGATTATAGGTGAGAATGATGCCACGGATGACGGTTTGTCGAAATGTGCAGAGATATGGGTCAATGAGCTGCGGATGTCCGGATTTGACGAACAGAGCGGATGGGCTGCGATGGGCAGGGTTGATTTACAACTCGGAAATCTGGGAAATCTGGTTATTGCGGGCAATATGCATACCATCGGCTATGGTGACCTGGAACAAAGACTGAATCAGCGTTACAGGGATAACTATTTCCAATATGACATCGCTGCAAATCTGCAATTGGGTAATTTATTGCCTGAAAAAGCGGGTTTGAAAATTCCGGTTTATACCCAGTTCTCTCAAACAATCAGTACACCACAATACGATCCCTACGAACTGGACGTTAAATTAAAGGATAAATTCAGCACTATAGATGCAGATCCGAATTTATCGAAAGAGCGTAAGAAAGAATTGAAAGATTCTGCCAGATACGTTGCACAGGATGTAACAACCATCAAAAGCATTAATGTCACCAATCTGCAGAAAGTAAGAACCAACCCGGATAAACAACCACGTGTGTATGATGTGGAAAATTTCAACCTGTCATATGCCTTTACGCAAACAGACCGACGCAATCCGGTCATAGAAAAAGAGGTGATAACCGTGCACAGAGGTTCCCTTGGCTGGAATTTTTCGCCCAAGCCATTATCCTGGCAGCCGTTCAAGAAATTGAAAAACAACAATATCCATCTCAGGCCAGTCAAGGAATTCAATCTGAGCCTGAAACCCAATAATGTCACTTTCCGGACAGATATCAACAGACAGTACGCCTACTCTAAAATCAGGGATATCGGAAATGACGGATTGGTGATTCAGCCGACATTTGACAAATACTTTACCCTGGACCGATTCTGGAGTATCAAATACAATATCACCAAATCGATCAATGTAGATTTCACGGCTACCAACAAAGCACGGATTGACGAGCCGGCAGGAGCGTTAGACACCAAAGCTAAACGTGATTCCGTTTGGCGGAACTTCTGGAAATTTGGCAGAAATATAAATTACGAGCATATCTTTAATGCATCTTACAATCTGCCGCTGCAGTTATTTCCATCTCTCGACTGGATGAGTGTCAAAGCCCGTTACAGTGCCACCTACTCCTGGGTGGCAGCACCATTGGCTTTAAAGAGTTTGGGTAACACCCTCCGAAACGGGCAGGATTATCAGATAACGGCTGATGTGAATTTCAAAAGTTTATACCAAAAGGCTAAGTTTTTAAAACCCTATACGCAACCGGATCTGAGAAAAACGAAACAGGAGTATGCGGACGCCTATTCAAAATATGAAGAGCTGAACAGTCAGGCAAAAACAAAGATCATCCAGAAAAAGGAAGAGATTGAGAAGAAAATAGAAGACATAGAGATTGCCCAGAAAGATACCTCGAAAACAAAAGATGATATCAAAAGGCTGATAGAAGATAAAAAAAGACTGAAGAATGACTTATGGCAATTGAAGGTGGACAAACGCAGGTTGCTGGAACCCGCCAATCCGACATTAGATCCGGTCATCCGTCCGCTCTTAATGCTTCAACGGGCATCTTTCAGCTACGATGTGAAGAATACTACTTTATTGCCGGGTTTTATGCCGACACCGCTGTTATTTGGCCAGGACTTTAAAAACAAGGCCCCGGGTGCCGGATTTTTATTCGGTGCTCAGAAAGATACGAACTGGCTCAACAGGATTGCCGCAAAAGGCCTGATCTCTTCTGATACCACCATGAATTATCAGTTTATTCAGACTACTCAGAAATCATTCAACCTCCGCGTCACCTTGGAGCCTTTCAGGGATTTTCGTGTTGACATCTCCATGCAAAAAACAGAAGGGGAAACATTTTCAGAATTTTTTAAGAAAACATCCGCAAACGGACCGTTTCAGCATCTGACCCCACAGGTCACCGGTAATATGTCCATGTCATTTTTAATGCTGAATACAATTTTCGGGAAGGTAGATAAAAACAACTTCAGCAATGCATTCTATAAATTCCAGGAATTGCGAGAAATATATTCACAGAAATTCGGCGCGTTGAATCCAAACTCTACCGGCATCTACATTAACGACAGCATACAACTTCCTAATTTTAAAGAGGGATACGGACCGTTCTCGCAGGATGTTCTGGTACCTGCATTAATTGCGGCCTATACAGGAAAAGATCCGAATAAAGTCCGCCTAAACCCCCTGAAAACCATTCCGCTGCCAAACTGGAGAGTATCTTATAATGGTATTGCTAAAACTAAATGGGGTAAAAAATTATTTACCTCATTTAACATCACACACGGATACAACTCAACCTTCAGTATAGGATCCTATCTCACCAATTTGAAATATGTCGGAACGCCCGGTTATTTTAACGAAGACCTTTATGTAGTGCCACAGGAGATTGACTCCTTGTCAGGTAACTACTTTTCTTATTACACGATTCCGCAGGTTACGATCACGGAACAACTCTCTCCGCTGTTGGGTGTGGAAATTGCCTGGAAAAACAGCTTAATCACGAATTTTGAATTTAAAAAATCCCGTACACTCGGATTGAGTTTGCTCGATTACCGACTGACGGAAACACGCTCCACCGAGTATGTTGCCGCTGTTGGGTACAAACTGGCGAAATTCAAACTGCCGTTTAAAATAAGAGGGAAACGCATTACGCTTAACAACGATATCAATCTGCGGGCTGACTTCTCTTACCGGGACGACAAGACCGTAAACTACCGTTTGGACCAAAATATTGCAGAGCCGACAAGAGGGCAAAAAACAATCTCGCTGGCCGCCACAATCGACTATATCATCAATAACAAGCTGAATGTCCGGCTTTTTTATGACTTTAGAAAAACGATTCCTGCCACTTTAGCTTCCTACCCTACCAGTTCGCACAGAGGTGGTATCACCTTCAGGTTCTCACTGACCCCTTAA
- the ruvA gene encoding Holliday junction branch migration protein RuvA: MYAYLTGKITYKTPTHVYLDCNGVGYFIHISLSTFSQIEHTDNIRLFIHLVVREDAHLLFGFYTEDEKSMFLHLISVSGIGPNTARLVLSSMSTQEFQRAITQENVRLIQSIKGIGPKSAQRLILELKDKLKREPMQDGMEMKAASGSHAVMNDEALAALNMLGFQKIQAEKAIQKALKESHPVQSVEELIKLSLKNL, encoded by the coding sequence ATGTACGCTTACCTGACCGGAAAAATCACTTATAAAACACCCACTCATGTATATCTGGATTGCAATGGTGTGGGTTATTTCATCCATATCTCCTTATCTACTTTTTCTCAGATAGAGCATACGGATAATATAAGACTTTTTATCCACCTCGTGGTTCGGGAAGATGCCCATCTGCTTTTTGGGTTCTACACCGAAGATGAAAAGAGCATGTTCCTGCACCTGATTTCCGTTTCCGGCATAGGTCCGAACACAGCCAGACTCGTATTATCATCCATGTCAACACAGGAATTCCAAAGGGCAATAACACAGGAAAATGTACGTTTAATACAATCAATAAAGGGAATTGGGCCTAAATCCGCCCAACGGTTGATTTTGGAATTAAAAGATAAGCTGAAAAGAGAACCCATGCAGGATGGTATGGAAATGAAGGCAGCATCCGGCAGTCATGCCGTGATGAACGATGAAGCTTTAGCAGCCCTGAATATGCTCGGCTTTCAAAAAATACAGGCGGAGAAGGCAATACAAAAGGCTTTAAAAGAAAGCCATCCTGTTCAGTCCGTAGAGGAATTGATAAAATTAAGCTTAAAAAATTTGTAG
- a CDS encoding transglycosylase SLT domain-containing protein, which yields MCVRKILPIFLSFAFCLPFFSGKSQSSPPSQYKDASSDLVIPTEEQLLRDDPDPIVLSAQISVRLKKIQHIIPLDYNEHVQTYISYNTKRKTHISKMLGRAKKFFPVFEPILSEYGVPDEMKYLAVVESALNPFAVSPKGASGPWQFMYSTALRYDLNISKRVDERRDPYRACEGAARYLKEMYDLYGNWHLAIASYNCGPGNVNKAIKKAGGSTNFWDIRPYLPAETRAYVPSFIATVYAMKYAQQYGIIPLGIERETTQRVTVREKITVNDLESLLNLPRQVIIDENPSLLTTLIPADFTLNLPSSKIIMFNQYQDSLYVKAEDVTTAQKLVVPKVVKPESSPKEMPATACLDELQPAMKEEFSSQPVVKGQKPVAKKNAGSEKKEEETTSLYQKLKSKILNPKEETVTSQKSPEKEARNKTTDHKANALPEKMKKDASELKTKEKTPAAKIINPEFVKEDDETYKVVVYTVKGGDNLGYVASWFHCKVKEIRRWNELNGNFIDVNDELLIYVHENDFKKFVRFNYLSNRIKDLLSSRIQTQEEAEAIKNKQLASDSTPLVDKINPVKILAKRKDCFEIHTIKSGENLWVIAQKYDDVTVQDLMQWNSYKKTPLLHKGDKIKVQRIECK from the coding sequence ATGTGCGTCAGAAAAATCTTACCCATATTCCTGTCCTTTGCTTTTTGCTTGCCCTTTTTCAGCGGCAAGTCACAATCTTCTCCGCCATCTCAATACAAAGATGCTTCCAGCGACTTAGTTATTCCCACTGAAGAGCAATTGCTCAGAGATGACCCCGATCCCATCGTACTCAGTGCACAAATTTCCGTTCGGCTGAAAAAAATCCAGCATATCATTCCGCTCGATTATAATGAACATGTCCAAACTTACATTTCCTATAATACTAAAAGAAAAACCCATATTTCAAAGATGCTGGGCAGGGCGAAAAAGTTTTTCCCTGTCTTTGAGCCCATATTATCCGAATACGGTGTGCCGGATGAAATGAAATATCTTGCCGTGGTGGAGTCTGCCTTAAACCCGTTTGCCGTTTCGCCCAAGGGTGCCAGCGGTCCATGGCAGTTTATGTACAGCACCGCTTTGCGCTATGATTTAAACATATCCAAACGTGTCGATGAACGGCGTGACCCTTACAGAGCCTGTGAAGGAGCTGCACGGTATCTGAAAGAAATGTATGACCTCTATGGAAACTGGCACCTTGCCATTGCCTCCTACAATTGCGGACCTGGGAATGTAAACAAGGCCATTAAGAAAGCGGGAGGTTCTACCAACTTCTGGGATATCAGACCTTACCTGCCTGCAGAAACCCGTGCCTACGTCCCATCTTTTATTGCTACCGTATATGCCATGAAATATGCTCAGCAATACGGGATCATCCCGCTTGGCATTGAACGGGAAACAACGCAACGCGTCACCGTGAGAGAGAAAATTACGGTGAACGATTTAGAAAGCCTGCTGAATTTGCCACGCCAGGTTATCATTGATGAAAACCCTTCATTACTTACAACCCTCATCCCTGCTGACTTTACCTTAAACCTACCTTCATCAAAGATAATTATGTTTAATCAGTATCAGGATTCTCTGTATGTAAAAGCGGAAGATGTCACCACTGCCCAAAAACTGGTGGTTCCGAAAGTAGTCAAACCGGAAAGTTCACCTAAAGAGATGCCTGCCACAGCATGTCTGGATGAACTTCAACCGGCTATGAAAGAGGAGTTCAGCTCTCAACCCGTTGTGAAAGGTCAGAAACCGGTTGCCAAAAAAAATGCCGGGTCGGAGAAAAAGGAAGAAGAAACAACTTCTCTTTATCAAAAACTAAAATCAAAAATACTAAACCCAAAAGAGGAGACGGTTACCTCTCAAAAAAGCCCGGAAAAAGAAGCCCGGAATAAAACCACCGACCATAAGGCAAATGCGCTTCCTGAAAAAATGAAAAAAGATGCATCAGAACTTAAAACGAAAGAAAAGACGCCCGCCGCTAAAATCATAAATCCTGAATTCGTAAAAGAAGATGATGAGACCTACAAAGTAGTGGTTTACACGGTAAAAGGCGGAGATAATCTGGGGTATGTTGCATCTTGGTTTCACTGCAAAGTAAAAGAAATACGAAGATGGAATGAGCTAAACGGTAATTTTATCGATGTAAATGATGAATTGCTCATTTATGTGCATGAAAATGATTTCAAAAAATTTGTACGCTTTAACTATTTAAGCAACCGGATTAAGGACTTACTGAGCAGCCGCATTCAAACGCAGGAAGAAGCGGAAGCGATAAAAAACAAACAACTGGCTAGTGACAGCACTCCATTGGTGGATAAAATCAATCCGGTGAAAATTTTGGCAAAACGAAAAGATTGCTTTGAGATACACACCATAAAATCCGGTGAAAACCTTTGGGTGATCGCACAAAAATATGACGACGTAACTGTGCAGGATTTGATGCAGTGGAACAGCTATAAAAAAACTCCCCTCCTGCACAAAGGAGATAAAATAAAAGTGCAAAGAATAGAATGCAAGTAA